A stretch of DNA from Saccharospirillum mangrovi:
ACGATGCCGGCGAAGGAAAACAGAAAGTCATTGGCGTCGAGGCCAATCAGTTGCTGCGCGTAGCCGCGCGGTTGCAACGTCAGCATCCACGACAGCGCCGCGATGAACGGCGGAATCATGAACGGAATCAGAAACAGGATGTCCCAGACGGCGCCGCCGGGAACGCGGGTTAGGGCGCGCAACGCACCCAAAGGCACGGCGAGCAAGGCGCAGACCAGAACGACCGCCAGCCCCAACTGCAAGGTATTCAACAACAGGCGGATCAGGTCGGCGTTGCCCAGCGTGGCGGCAAAGTGACTGAACGCGCCGGCGAACTCTCCTCGGGAAAAACCGGGAAAAATCGCCTGGAGCACAATAAACAGCAGTGGCAGACCGACCAGCATTAGCACGGCCAGTGCGGTTAGCCACATCACCAGGCTGGCGCTGTTGGGTGCGCGCAGCCCGGCAAAGAATGCGGTTGACCGCATTAATTCACGGCTTCAGCGAAGCGTTGCAGAATGGCTTCGCGCTGGCCGTTTACCGCCTCATCGACGGTGATGATGTTCAGTTCGTTGATGGTCGGACGCAGCGCCGGAATGTCGGTGCGGGCCGGCATCAGATAGCTCTCAGCAACGCGTGCCTGGCCTTGTTCAGACAACACAAAATCGATGAACTGCTTGGCGGCGGCCGGCTGTTGCGTGGATTTCAAAATCATCATCGGGCGCGGGGCAATCACCGTTCCGCTGGTCGGGAAGATGATGTCGATGGCTTCGCCATTGGCTTGTTGGCCCAGCGAAATGTAATCCACGGCACCGAAGACGACGGACTTGGCGCCTTGCAATACCGGGTTCAGCGCACGGGCGTTCGGGCCGGGCACGATCATGCCGTTGGCGCTCAGATCGCTGATCAGTTCCCAGGTGGCGTCTTCGCCTTCGGCGCTGATCAGGCCGGTCAGCAACTGGAAGGCCGCGCCGGATTGAGCCGGGTCCGGCATGGTGATCTGATCGGCGTAGGCCGGGTTGGTCAGATCGTGCCAGTCAGTCGGGGCGGGCGTTGAGCTGTTGCGGTTCCAGATCAGCGCCAGTGCAGAAACGCCTTGGGCCACATAAGTGTCGGCTTTCAGAAAATCCGGAACCAGGGCGGCGTTGGCGGATTGGTAGTTCAGCAGCAGGCCTTCGGCGTCGAGATCGACCGCGCTGTCCCAGGACGCTGAAATAACAACGTCGGCCAGCGGGTTGGCGCTTTCGGCTTCCAGGCGGGCCATGACCTGGCCGGTGGTGCTTTGGAAGACGTTGACCTCAATGCCGGTTTCAGCTTTGAAATCGGCAGCAAGACTGTTGATCAAAGCGCCGGGGCCGGCGGAATACACCGTCAGGGTTTCGGCGTGAGCGGCCAGACTGGCACCGGCGAGTGCTAAAGAAGCGATCACCGCCCGGGCGATGGAAGCGGTAGAGACTGAAGATGACATCGTACGTTTCCTCTGTGATGGATGATGGTTCTGGATCGTTGGTTAATGACCGATGGCTTGGGGCATGTTTTGCGGTGTTCGGATCGACACCGTTGATCCGTCGGTGCGCCACAGGGTTAACGCCGTCGGATCAATTTGCAGGGGGATGTCGGTGCCGGAGAAATCGAAATCGGCGACTTTGATGGTCAATTCGCAGTGGTCATCGAGTTGCAGTCGCAAGGTCCAGTGGTCGCCCTGAAACAGGCGTCCGAGCAACCGCGCTCGCAGTGGCATCGGGCCATGGGCGGCGACGCGGATGGCGTGTCGCGGCAGCAAGACTTTCACCGGGCCTTGGTAGGATTCATCGCTTGAAAGCGACAGCAATTGCTGACCCAGATGCAGCCCGTTGGCGTCCAAACGCCCGTCGATCAGCGCGCCGGCATCGACAAAGGCCGCGATGTCCGGCGTTGCCGGTTGGCGGAACAGCGCCTGAGGCGAGGCAATTTGCTGGATACGGCCCTGTTGCAACACCGCGACCTGATCGGCCAGTGCGAAGGCTTCCTGTTGGTCGTGCGTGACAAAAACCGCACTCAACGACAATTCTTCAATCAAGGCACGAATTTCCAGTGCCAGGTTTTCGCGCAGCCCTTTGTCGAGGTTCGACAACGGTTCGTCCATCAATAACAGCTTGGGCCGACCGACGATGGCGCGCGCCAACGCAACGCGTTGTTGCTGACCGCCGGACAATGAACCAGGGTTGCGCGCGGCAAAATCGGCCAGGCCAACCAGCGATATGGCCCAGGCGACTTGTTCCTGTCGCAGCCGTTTGGCAACGCCACGCATTTCCAGCGGGAAGGCGACGTTTTCGCCGACGGTCATGTGCGGCCACAGTGCGTAATCCTGAAACACCATGCCGAGCTCGCGCTCGTCCGGACTGAGCTGGCGGCCGGGCTCGGCAACTTGTCGGCCTTGCAAGGTAATGGCGCCGGCATCGATGTCGCTTAGACCGGCGATGCAACGCAACAAAGTGGTCTTGCCGCAACCGGACGGACCCAGTAACGCCAGCACCTGGCCTTTGGGCAAGGACAGATCGATACCGGCGAGGGCGGTTTTGTCGCCAAAATGTTTGTGAAGACCTTCAACGGTCAGGGCGAAATCGGACATGAGGCGTCGCAAACGGCGGAAAGACCCGCGATGGTAAAACGCCAATATGAACAAATTCTGACAAATAGATGACGGCCCGGGCCGGTCAGTCCGTCTGCGAAAAAGCGGATTTTCAGATGGCTGTTGAGTGCCGGGTTTTGTTAAACTTCCGCCTCGGGGAAGGGGTCGGGCCTAACCCTTACAAGGAGACAGGCATGTCGATTAAACAGCTGTGGCTGGCACTCTCTTTACTGGGCATGGTCACTCTTATGAGCCGTCCGCAAGCGGTTACCAGTCTGACGGAAAGTCTGGTGGACGCAGGATTCTGGATGTTGTCCACGGCCTACGAAACTTTGACCAAGCTCAGCGTGCAACACTAACGCCGTTGTGCTCGACCTTTGTTGCGTTTGCTGCAATAAAGGTCGGGCCATGCCATAATCGGTGCCCTTCAAAGGAGGCCCATTATGGATCTGCGAGCACTGAAACAGTTCTTGCACCTTTCCCAGACTCTGCACTACGGCAAAACATCCGAAGCGATGCACGTCAGTCCCTCGACATTGAGCCGCAGCATTGCCCGTTTGGAAGATGAAATGGGTGCCACATTATTTGAACGCGACAACCGCACCGTTGTGCTGACTCAGGCTGGGCGGCTGTTTCGGGAATTCGCCGAATCGACACTCGCGCACTGGCAGGATTTGCGCCACAAGCTGCAAAACGATCCGGTCGAATTGCGCGGCCAGATTCGGCTCTATTGTTCGGTGACCGCCAGCTACAGTTTCATGCTCGGTTTGCTGACCGAATTTCGCGCCCGTTTTCCAAACATTGAAGTCGTGCTTGAAACCGGCGATGCCGCTCAGGCGCTGCAAAAGGTGATGGACGATGAAACCGACATCGCCATCGCACCGCGGCCGGACCATTTGCCCAATCCGTTGATGTTTCAATCGATTGTCGAAACGCCGCTCGAATTCATCGCGCCGTCCATCGACTGCCCGGTGCGTGCGCAGCTGCAGCAGTCGCCAATTCCCTGGGAGCAAATTCCGTTCGTGGTGTCGGAATACGGCCTGGCACGCAAGCGCCTCGATCATTGGTTTCGGGCGCACAGCATCAAACCCAATATTTACGCTCAAGTGGCGGGCAATGAGGCCATCGTGAGCATGGTGGGTTTGGGTTTTGGCATTGGCGTGGTGCCTGGTCTGGTGATTGAAAACAGCCCGCTGAAAGAGAAAATTGAGCGCATCCAGACAGACAGTGAACTGGAACCGTTTGACGTTGGCGCCTGCGTGTTGAATCGTCGCTTGCAGGATCCGCTGGTCAGCGCCTTTTGGCAGACAGCCAACGACCTGACCGAGCAAGGCGCGTTCTGAACCGCCGCTTCGGCCGCTAATATTATTTGGATCATATTTTTACAGAGGGGGAACCATGAGTTCCAACGACAGCAAAGTGGCACAACCGACGACGAACCTTCCCGCTCAGCAGCCGACACATCGTCGTGGCATATATCTGTTGCCCAATCTGCTGACGACGGCGGCGTTGTTCGCCGGTTTTTACTCCATCGTTTCGGCCATCAATGGCGACTTTGTTCGCGCCGCCATCGCCATTTTTGCCGCCCAGATTCTGGATGGCATGGATGGCCGGGTCGCACGTATGACGCACACTCAAAGCGAATTCGGTGCGCAGTACGACAGCATGTCCGACAACATGGCCTTCGGTGTTGCGCCGGCGATTCTGATCTTCCAATGGTCACTGCACAGCCTGAACAATTTAGGATGGGTGGCCGCCTTTATTTTTGTGGCCGGTGCGTCCTTGCGGTTGGCCCGGTTCAATACCCAGATCAACTCCGTCGATAAAAAATTCTTCGTCGGCTTGGCGAGTCCGGCCGGTGCGGCCATTTTGTGGGGCTCGGTCTGGGCGTTGTCCAAGTCGGGTGTGGCGGGGGAATCCGTTGCCTGGATCATGGTGCTGGTGGTGCCGTTGGTGGGCGCGCTAATGGTCAGTCCAGTGCGCTACTATTCATTCAAGGATTTGAGCGATCGCGGTCGGGTTCCGTTTGTCGTGCTGTTGCTGGCGGTGGCCATCATCGCTGTTATCGCCCTGGACCCGCCGCGGGTTCTGCTGGGTATGGCGGTGCTGTATGCCTTGTCTGGCCCGGTGTTTGAAGGTTGGCGCCGGATGCGGCAATACCGCAATGTTCGTAAGTCGGGAACTTCCTGACCCTGAACCCGTCTCAGGTCCGTTACGTACCCAACGAACGGGCCTGTCGGCCCGAATGATCCGTTTACGGAGGGCCTTATGATCATCCAACACCGCCCCGATTTGACAGAAAACGACGTCACTCCCAAGTCGGCGTATCTGAATCGCCGACAATTGATGCTGGCCGCCGGTGGCGTGGCATTGTCAGGCATCGCGCCGGCCGCTTTGGCGACACCACCGGCTGCGCCGCCCTGGCTGAGTACCAAAGTCAGCAACACCGCTTATCGGTCCATTACCACAGATGAAGGCGTGACTGACCTGCGTGACGCCACCAGTTACAACAACTTCTATGAATTCGGTACCGGCAAGAGCGACCCATCCAGTCACGCCGCTGATTTCAATCCGTACCCCTGGGAGATCGAAGTCGGTGGATTGTGTGACAACCCCGGCACGCTCGATCTGGAATCGGTGCTCAATGGCAAGCGCACCGAAGAGCGCATCTATCGGTTGCGCTGCGTCGAAGCCTGGTCGATGGTCATTCCCTGGATCGGCATTGAGTTGGCAACCCTGCTCAAACCGTTCCAACCAACGGCCAATGCCCGTTACGTCGCCTTTGAGACCGTACTGCGTCCGAACGAATTGCGCGGTCAGCGCTCGCTGTTTTCCTTTATCGATTACCCCTATGTAGAAGGTTTGCGGTTGGACGAAGCCATGCATCCACTGGCGTTTTTGGCGGTGGGCATGTACGGCGAGCCGTTGCCGAATCAAAGTGGCGCGCCGATTCGTTTGCTGATGCCGTGGAAATACGGCTTTAAAAGCATCAAATCGATTTCCAAGATCACCTTTGTTGAGCAAATGCCGCCGACCACCTGGAACCTGGCGAACGCCAACGAATACGGCTTTTACGCCAATGTGAATCCGCAAGTGGATCATCCGCGTTGGAGCCAGGCGACGGAGCGTCGGATTGGTCCGAATGGCGACATTCGTCGCATCAACACACGCCTGTTCAATGGCTACGACGAAGTTGCCTCGCTGTATCAGGGCATGGATTTACGGAAGCAGTTCTGATGCGACTTTCCTGGATAACCAAGCAAGGCCCACTCTGGTGGGCCATTTTTCTGCTCGCACTGGCGCCAGCACTGTATTACTGGTCGCTGTTCCTGTTGGACCCGCGCAGCCTGGGTGTGGATTCGCTGGAAGTCGTACTTGAGCAGATGGGCAAGTGGGCGCTGTGGTTGTTGTTGATCACGCTGCTGTGTTCACCCTTGGCACGTCACACGCCAATCAAGGCGGTTCGGTATCGCCGGATGCTGGGATTGTTTTGCTTCTTCTATGCCAGCACGCATTTAGCCACTTATTTGATTGGTTGGATTGAGCTGGATTGGATGGTCTTTATTGAAGACCTTGGCAAGCGACCCTTTATTTATTTGGGCATGTTGGCGTGGGTAGGGTTGCTGTTGTTGGCGGTGACGTCACCGAAAGCCATGGTTCGTCGATTGAAGAAAAATTGGAAGCGGCTGCATCGTCTGGTTTATGGCGTGATTGTCTTGGCGCTGATTCATTTTTGGCTGCAATCGCGGGTGTCATCGTTCGAAGCCTGGCTGTACACCTTGATGGCGGTTCTGCTGTTGGGTGAGCGTTTGGTCGTCAAACTCAAAGCGCGTCGTCTCAGCAAGCGTCCGCGTCAATGGTCGCAGACAGCCGCCTGAACGGCGGTTGTCATCTTTCTTTCAACATTCCTTGATAGCCCCGTTGACAGTGGTCTGAAAAAGACTATTATACGCGTCCCTCGCCGCTGAGCGCGGTCAGGGACCGAAGTTTTCCGGCCTTTCTTCTCTTCGTTCGGTACTGTCTAAGTGCCTGTTTTGAAAAGAAAAAATCTCCGATTCTCCGGTTGACAGCGAGGCGCTGATCAGTAGAATGCGCGCCACGTTGAAAGGTGGTCACCCACAGCTGTGACACCTTGTGATCTTTAACATCGTCAGAAGTAATTCGTGTGGGCGCTTGTGGGTCGACCAATAAGCCTTTCGGGATTCGTTCCGGAGGGGTAACTCGATCGACAAGTGACCTGTCAGAAATTCTGAGAGGCGTTTATTCAGGCTTTGGCTTCGGTTGAAGTGTGAATGAGCTTGCGAACGAGTCATGAGTAAAGGCGGGGAGTCTTCGGGTTCTCTGCCAGACTTTAAACTGAAGAGTTTGATCATGGCTCAGATTGAACGCTGGCGGCAGGCCTAACACATGCAAGTCGAGCGGTAACAGGACTAGCTTGCTAGTTGCTGACGAGCGGCGGACGGGTGAGTAACGCGTAGGAATCTGCCCGGTAGTTGGGGATAGCCCGGAGAAATCCGGATTAATACCGAATAATCTCTGAGGAGGAAAGGGGGCTTCGGCTCTCGCTACTGGATGAGCCTGCGTGAGATTAGCTAGTTGGTGGGGTAAAGGCTCACCAAGGCGACGATCTCTAGCTGGTCTGAGAGGATGATCAGCCACACTGGGACTGAGACACGGCCCAGACTCCTACGGGAGGCAGCAGTGGGGAATATTGGACAATGGGGGCAACCCTGATCCAGCCATGCCGCGTGTGTGAAGAAGGCTTTCGGGTTGTAAAGCACTTTCAGACAGGAGGAAGGGTTGATGGTTAATACCCATCGACATTGACGTTACTGTCAGAAGAAGCACCGGCTAACTCCGTGCCAGCAGCCGCGGTAATACGGAGGGTGCGAGCGTTAATCGGAATAACTGGGCGTAAAGCGCGCGTAGGCGGCAAGTTAAGTTGGGTGTGAAAGCCCCGGGCTCAACCTGGGAACTGCATTCAAAACTGGCTCGCTTGAGTACGGCAGAGGAGTGTGGAATTTCCGGTGTAGCGGTGAAATGCGTAGAGATCGGAAGGAACACCAGTGGCGAAGGCGACACTCTGGGCTGATACTGACGCTGAGGTGCGAAAGCGTGGGGAGCAAACAGGATTAGATACCCTGGTAGTCCACGCCGTAAACGATGTCGACTAGCCGTTGGGACCTTTAAGGACTTGGTGGCGAAGTTAACGCGATAAGTCGACCGCCTGGGGAGTACGGCCGCAAGGTTAAAACTCAAATGAATTGACGGGGGCCCGCACAAGCGGTGGAGCATGTGGTTTAATTCGAAGCAACGCGAAGAACCTTACCTACTCTTGAAATCCAGAGAACTTAGCAGAGATGCTTTGGTGCCTTCGGGAACTCTGAGACAGGTGCTGCATGGCTGTCGTCAGCTCGTGTTGTGAAATGTTGGGTTAAGTCCCGTAACGAGCGCAACCCTTATCCTTATTTGCCAGCGGTTCGGCCGGGGACTATAAGGAGACTGCCGGTGACAAACCGGAGGAAGGCGGGGACGACGTCAAGTCATCATGGCCCTTACGAGTAGGGCTACACACGTGCTACAATGGCCGGTACAGACGGTTGCGAAGCCGCGAGGTGGAGCTAATCTGAGAAAGCCGGTCGTAGTCCGGATTGGAGTCTGCAACTCGACTCCATGAAGTCGGAATCGCTAGTAATCGTGAATCAGAATGTCACGGTGAATACGTTCCCGGGCCTTGTACACACCGCCCGTCACACCATGGGAGTTGATTGCACCAGAAGTGGGTAGCTTAACATTGGGCGCTCACCACGGTGTGGTTGATGACTGGGGTGAAGTCGTAACAAGGTAACCCTAGGGGAACCTGGGGTTGGATCACCTCCTTAAACCAAGACCTGCAAGTGTCCACAACGAATTACTTCTTAGAGGCTGAATCGAGCGATCGATTTGGCCTTTAGGCGTTCTTTAACAATCTGATTGAAGTTTTCTCAAAGAAAGAAAGTCTGATTGAACCAAGCGTAGCAATATCTTTGTCGTTCAAGACGTCGCTCATATAACGAGAGCGAGCAGAACAGAGCGAGGATTTTGTTTTCAGATCGAGGCGACTCGGAGCGCAGCCGCGCAGTGTGCTGAAAAGCACATGAGCAGCGAGCACCGAATCAACGAAGAGCTGGAAACAAAAGACCGGTCTGTGACACTCCTTCGGGTTATATGGCCAAGCGACTAAGCGTACAGGGTGGATGCCTTGGCAACTGGAGGCGATGAAAGACGTGGTAGCCTGCGAAAAGCTTCGGGGAGGTGGCAAACGACCTGTGATCCGGAGATGTCTGAATGGGGAAACCCACCCGCTTTTAGCGGGTATCTTGCACTGAATCCATAGGTGTAAGAGGCGAACCGGGGGAACTGAAACATCTAAGTACCCCGAGGAAGAGAAATCAACCGAGATTCCCTGAGTAGCGGCGAGCGAAAGGGGAGCAGCCCTTAAGCACCGGGCCGGCTAGTGGAAGGTTCTGGAAAGGACCGCCATAGTGGGTGATAGCCCCGTACACGAAAGCCCAACGGTGTGAAAACGAGTAGGTCGGGACACGTGATATCTTGACTGAAGACGGGGGGACCATCCTCCAAGGCTAAATACTCCCAGTTGACCGATAGTGAACCAGTACCGTGAGGGAAAGGCGAAAAGAACCCCGGAGAGGGGAGTGAAATAGACCCTGAAACCCTGTACGTACAAGCAGTCAGAGCCCCTTCGGGGGTGATGGCGTACCTTTTGTATAATGGGTCAGCGACTTACATTACGTGGCGAGGTTAACCGTATAGGGGAGCCGTAGCGAGAGCGAGTCTTAACTGGGCGTCCAGTCGCGTGATGTAGACCCGAAACCCGGCGATCTATCCATGGGCAGGTTGAAGGTTGAGTAACATCAACTGGAGGACCGAACCCACTAATGTTGAAAAATTAGGGGATGACCTGTGGATCGGAGTGAAAGGCTAATCAAGCCGGGAGATAGCTGGTTCTCCTCGAAAGCTATTTAGGTAGCGCCTCGGACGAATACCTACGGGGGTAGAGCACTGTTTGGGCTCGGGGGTCATCCCGACTTACCAACCCCATGCAAACTCCGAATACCGTAGAGTACTATCCGGGAGACACACGGCGGGTGCTAACGTCCGTCGTGGAAAGGGAAACAACCCAGACCGTCAGCTAAGGTCCCAAAATCCATGTTAAGTGGGAAACGATGTGGGAAGGCTTAGACAGCTAGGAGGTTGGCTTAGAAGCAGCCACCCTTTAAAGAAAGCGTAATAGCTCACTAGTCGAGTCGGCCTGCGCGGAAGATATAACGGGGCTCAAACATGGTACCGAAGCTACGGACTTGCCTTTGGCAAGTGGTAGAGGAGCGTTCTGTAAGCCGTTGAAGGTGGATTGAGAAGTCTGCTGGAGGTATCAGAAGTGCGAATGCTGACATGAGTAACGACAATGCGAGTGAAAAACTCGCACGCCGAAAGACCAAGGGTTCCTGTCCAACGTTAATCGGGGCAGGGTGAGTCGGCCCCTAAGGCGAGGCTGAAAAGCGTAGTCGATGGGAGACGGGTTAATATTCCCGTACTTGGGTGTACTGCGATGGGGGGACGGAGAAGGCTAGGTGAGCCAGGCGTTGGTTGTCCTGGTTTAAGTGTGTAGGGAGTGGGATTAGGCAAATCCGGTTCCACAATCCTGAGACACGATGACGGTGGTTCTACGGAGCCCGAAGTCACTGATGCCCCGCTTCCAGGAAAAGCCTCTAAGCTTCAGGTACACCCGAACCGTACCCGAAACCGACACAGGTGGTCAGGTAGAGAATACCAAGGCGCTTGAGAGAACTCGGGTGAAGGAACTAGGCAAAATGGTGCCGTAACTTCGGGAGAAGGCACGCTGGTGTGTACGTGAAGGTCCTGCGACTGGAGCGGAAGCCAGCCGAAGATACCAGGCCCCTGCGACTGTTTATTAAAAACACAGCACTCTGCAAACACGAAAGTGGACGTATAGGGTGTGACGCCTGCCCGGTGCCGGAAGGTTAATTGATGGGGTTAGCTTAGGCGAAGCTCTTGATCGAAGCCCCGGTAAACGGCGGCCGTA
This window harbors:
- a CDS encoding ABC transporter ATP-binding protein, with translation MSDFALTVEGLHKHFGDKTALAGIDLSLPKGQVLALLGPSGCGKTTLLRCIAGLSDIDAGAITLQGRQVAEPGRQLSPDERELGMVFQDYALWPHMTVGENVAFPLEMRGVAKRLRQEQVAWAISLVGLADFAARNPGSLSGGQQQRVALARAIVGRPKLLLMDEPLSNLDKGLRENLALEIRALIEELSLSAVFVTHDQQEAFALADQVAVLQQGRIQQIASPQALFRQPATPDIAAFVDAGALIDGRLDANGLHLGQQLLSLSSDESYQGPVKVLLPRHAIRVAAHGPMPLRARLLGRLFQGDHWTLRLQLDDHCELTIKVADFDFSGTDIPLQIDPTALTLWRTDGSTVSIRTPQNMPQAIGH
- a CDS encoding ABC transporter substrate-binding protein, with the translated sequence MSSSVSTASIARAVIASLALAGASLAAHAETLTVYSAGPGALINSLAADFKAETGIEVNVFQSTTGQVMARLEAESANPLADVVISASWDSAVDLDAEGLLLNYQSANAALVPDFLKADTYVAQGVSALALIWNRNSSTPAPTDWHDLTNPAYADQITMPDPAQSGAAFQLLTGLISAEGEDATWELISDLSANGMIVPGPNARALNPVLQGAKSVVFGAVDYISLGQQANGEAIDIIFPTSGTVIAPRPMMILKSTQQPAAAKQFIDFVLSEQGQARVAESYLMPARTDIPALRPTINELNIITVDEAVNGQREAILQRFAEAVN
- the pssA gene encoding CDP-diacylglycerol--serine O-phosphatidyltransferase; this encodes MSSNDSKVAQPTTNLPAQQPTHRRGIYLLPNLLTTAALFAGFYSIVSAINGDFVRAAIAIFAAQILDGMDGRVARMTHTQSEFGAQYDSMSDNMAFGVAPAILIFQWSLHSLNNLGWVAAFIFVAGASLRLARFNTQINSVDKKFFVGLASPAGAAILWGSVWALSKSGVAGESVAWIMVLVVPLVGALMVSPVRYYSFKDLSDRGRVPFVVLLLAVAIIAVIALDPPRVLLGMAVLYALSGPVFEGWRRMRQYRNVRKSGTS
- a CDS encoding sulfite oxidase heme-binding subunit YedZ translates to MRLSWITKQGPLWWAIFLLALAPALYYWSLFLLDPRSLGVDSLEVVLEQMGKWALWLLLITLLCSPLARHTPIKAVRYRRMLGLFCFFYASTHLATYLIGWIELDWMVFIEDLGKRPFIYLGMLAWVGLLLLAVTSPKAMVRRLKKNWKRLHRLVYGVIVLALIHFWLQSRVSSFEAWLYTLMAVLLLGERLVVKLKARRLSKRPRQWSQTAA
- the msrP gene encoding protein-methionine-sulfoxide reductase catalytic subunit MsrP, producing the protein MIIQHRPDLTENDVTPKSAYLNRRQLMLAAGGVALSGIAPAALATPPAAPPWLSTKVSNTAYRSITTDEGVTDLRDATSYNNFYEFGTGKSDPSSHAADFNPYPWEIEVGGLCDNPGTLDLESVLNGKRTEERIYRLRCVEAWSMVIPWIGIELATLLKPFQPTANARYVAFETVLRPNELRGQRSLFSFIDYPYVEGLRLDEAMHPLAFLAVGMYGEPLPNQSGAPIRLLMPWKYGFKSIKSISKITFVEQMPPTTWNLANANEYGFYANVNPQVDHPRWSQATERRIGPNGDIRRINTRLFNGYDEVASLYQGMDLRKQF
- the ilvY gene encoding HTH-type transcriptional activator IlvY, translated to MDLRALKQFLHLSQTLHYGKTSEAMHVSPSTLSRSIARLEDEMGATLFERDNRTVVLTQAGRLFREFAESTLAHWQDLRHKLQNDPVELRGQIRLYCSVTASYSFMLGLLTEFRARFPNIEVVLETGDAAQALQKVMDDETDIAIAPRPDHLPNPLMFQSIVETPLEFIAPSIDCPVRAQLQQSPIPWEQIPFVVSEYGLARKRLDHWFRAHSIKPNIYAQVAGNEAIVSMVGLGFGIGVVPGLVIENSPLKEKIERIQTDSELEPFDVGACVLNRRLQDPLVSAFWQTANDLTEQGAF